A genomic region of Pseudomonas sp. MPC6 contains the following coding sequences:
- a CDS encoding acyl-CoA dehydrogenase family protein encodes MNEQHVMIRDAVRRFAEQEIAPVSERLWEEQEFAYQVWKQAGELGFLGLPYPEEHGGGGGDWLGFTIVLEEIARVDAAVASSMMANSTPASLINNYGTPAQKERYLRPIIDGTQVGCIGLTEPNAGSDAANIQTRAVLRDGQWIINGSKTFITNSGTDITGPIVIAAVTGTRDDGRKEISNFILPSDTAGFSLGRKLQKIGWRGSTTYELFFEDCVLPADHLLGEQGAGLKQTLGNISTGRILIGALGLGILQGSMERSVAYLKDRSAFGKRLEHFQALQFKVADMATHAHAARLMLYDAASRKDAGLSCDVEASMAKLFATERAMEAAHQAIQIHGGNGIMTEYPVARAFGDAKVLEIVEGTSEIQRMIISRQVLS; translated from the coding sequence ATGAATGAGCAACATGTAATGATTCGCGATGCCGTCAGGCGGTTCGCCGAGCAGGAGATTGCACCGGTCTCCGAACGCCTTTGGGAGGAGCAGGAGTTTGCCTATCAGGTCTGGAAGCAGGCCGGAGAGTTGGGCTTCCTCGGCCTTCCCTACCCGGAGGAGCACGGTGGCGGTGGCGGGGACTGGCTTGGCTTTACCATTGTGCTGGAGGAAATCGCCCGGGTAGACGCGGCTGTGGCATCGTCCATGATGGCCAATTCCACGCCCGCCAGCCTGATCAACAACTATGGCACTCCTGCGCAGAAGGAGCGCTACTTGCGCCCCATCATCGACGGGACGCAGGTCGGCTGCATTGGGCTGACTGAGCCGAATGCAGGCTCGGACGCCGCCAATATCCAGACCCGTGCCGTTCTGCGAGACGGTCAGTGGATCATCAATGGTTCCAAGACCTTCATCACCAATTCGGGTACCGACATCACCGGTCCGATCGTGATCGCAGCCGTTACCGGCACGAGGGACGACGGGCGCAAGGAAATCTCCAACTTTATCCTGCCGTCCGATACCGCCGGTTTCAGTCTGGGGCGCAAGCTGCAGAAGATCGGTTGGCGCGGATCGACCACTTATGAACTGTTCTTCGAAGATTGCGTGCTGCCGGCCGACCATCTACTCGGCGAACAAGGCGCGGGGCTCAAGCAGACCCTGGGCAACATAAGCACCGGGCGCATCCTGATCGGTGCGCTGGGGCTGGGTATTCTGCAAGGCTCCATGGAGCGCTCGGTCGCCTACCTGAAGGATCGCAGCGCCTTCGGCAAGCGACTCGAACATTTTCAGGCGCTGCAGTTCAAGGTCGCCGACATGGCCACCCATGCCCACGCCGCCCGCCTGATGCTCTACGACGCGGCCTCGCGCAAGGACGCCGGTTTGTCATGTGATGTCGAGGCGTCCATGGCCAAGCTCTTCGCTACCGAGAGGGCGATGGAGGCGGCTCACCAGGCGATCCAGATCCATGGCGGTAACGGCATCATGACTGAATACCCGGTCGCACGCGCTTTCGGCGACGCCAAGGTATTGGAGATCGTCGAAGGCACTTCCGAAATCCAACGCATGATCATTTCCAGGCAAGTGCTGAGCTAA
- a CDS encoding acyl-CoA synthetase, which produces MPGSNPYDLGLEQSPVNYRPLTPLGFIARTAQVYPQRLAVIHGARRYNWSETYDRVCRLSSALKAAGIGRGDTVVLIAANTPEMIEAHFGVPMCGAVLCTVNTRLDPAAIAYILMHCEARLVISDTEYASTIGQALALLEHRPRVIDIDDTEGPGGERLGELDYEAFIGAASTDEHGQEPVDEWQPIALNYTSGTTGRPKGVVYHHRGAYLAALSNMLDWQMPRHSIFLWTLPMFHCNGWGFVWTMAVNAGTHVCLRRCEPQRVLSMIRQHGVTHYCGAPVVHAMLAHAPKEWKAGISHRVHGLIGGAPPQLPVIAALHRMGIDLLQIYGLTEVYGPAVVCAEHQEWSELSTDLLTERKGRQGVRYTAQEDMAVLDPEDFTPVPRDGRSIGEVMFRGNMTMMGYLKDPQGTAEAFSGGWFHSGDLAVVHEDGYIQIRDRAKDIIISGGENISSVEVEEVLYRHPAVRTAAVVAMPHAKWGETPCAFVETSPDASIGEAELIAHCRSCLAHYKVPTRVIVGDLSKTATGKVRKVELREHALRLATRDAAIPID; this is translated from the coding sequence ATGCCAGGCTCCAATCCTTATGACCTCGGCCTTGAGCAAAGTCCGGTCAACTACCGGCCTCTCACGCCGCTGGGCTTCATAGCCCGCACCGCCCAGGTATATCCGCAGCGGTTGGCGGTTATCCATGGTGCGCGTCGATACAACTGGTCCGAGACCTACGACCGGGTCTGCCGCCTGTCATCTGCGCTCAAGGCCGCGGGCATTGGCCGTGGCGATACGGTGGTATTGATCGCCGCCAACACCCCGGAGATGATCGAGGCGCATTTCGGCGTACCGATGTGTGGCGCGGTCTTGTGCACGGTCAACACCCGGCTCGATCCTGCGGCGATCGCCTATATCCTGATGCATTGCGAAGCCCGGCTCGTGATCAGCGACACCGAATACGCGAGCACCATCGGCCAGGCGCTGGCACTTTTGGAGCACCGGCCAAGGGTGATCGACATCGATGACACCGAGGGGCCGGGCGGCGAGCGCCTGGGTGAGCTCGACTACGAGGCGTTCATCGGCGCGGCTTCTACAGACGAGCATGGGCAGGAACCTGTGGACGAGTGGCAGCCGATTGCCCTGAACTACACCTCGGGCACCACAGGGCGTCCCAAAGGGGTGGTCTATCACCATCGAGGGGCTTATCTGGCGGCGCTTTCAAATATGCTCGACTGGCAAATGCCGCGCCACTCCATCTTCTTGTGGACCCTGCCCATGTTCCATTGCAATGGCTGGGGTTTCGTCTGGACCATGGCGGTCAACGCCGGCACTCATGTGTGTCTTCGCCGCTGTGAGCCGCAACGCGTGCTGTCGATGATTCGACAACACGGCGTTACCCATTACTGCGGCGCGCCGGTGGTGCACGCCATGCTGGCCCATGCGCCCAAGGAGTGGAAAGCCGGGATCAGCCACCGTGTTCATGGTCTGATCGGTGGCGCTCCGCCCCAACTGCCGGTGATTGCGGCGTTGCATCGAATGGGCATCGATCTTTTGCAGATATACGGTCTGACAGAGGTCTACGGTCCCGCTGTGGTATGTGCCGAGCACCAGGAATGGAGCGAGCTTTCCACCGACTTGCTGACCGAACGCAAAGGTCGACAAGGGGTGCGTTATACGGCTCAGGAAGATATGGCGGTCCTGGACCCCGAGGACTTCACGCCGGTGCCGCGCGATGGCCGCAGCATTGGCGAAGTGATGTTCCGCGGCAACATGACGATGATGGGCTACCTGAAAGATCCGCAGGGCACCGCCGAGGCCTTTTCGGGTGGCTGGTTTCATTCCGGCGATCTTGCCGTGGTGCATGAGGACGGCTACATCCAGATCAGAGACAGGGCTAAGGACATCATCATTTCAGGTGGTGAGAACATCAGTTCGGTCGAGGTCGAGGAAGTGCTTTACCGCCATCCGGCTGTCCGTACCGCGGCGGTGGTTGCCATGCCCCATGCCAAGTGGGGCGAGACCCCCTGTGCCTTTGTCGAGACGAGCCCTGACGCGAGCATCGGCGAAGCGGAACTCATCGCCCATTGCCGTTCCTGCCTGGCCCATTACAAGGTGCCGACGCGGGTCATCGTGGGGGATTTGAGCAAGACGGCAACTGGCAAGGTGCGCAAAGTCGAACTGCGTGAACATGCCTTGCGGCTGGCTACCAGAGATGCGGCCATCCCGATCGATTGA